CTTGTTTTTTCCTTCAGGTGAAGAAGGCCTTCTTTGCTCTGGTGGCTAATGGTTTGAGGGCAGCACCGCTGTGGGACAGCAAGCTTCAGTGTTTTGTGGGTGAGCCATGATTCATCTGTGAACATCTCTGATAACATTATAAAATTatcattataaataatatcgcaaaagtgaaataaagaaataaatgtgtttccaaACCCTACTTTCACATCATGTGAACTGATGCCCCCAATAACACATGGTAATAAATTATTGAAAAAgaatgtatattatttagtcATATTAATACACAATTAAGCTCTTTCTCAAATAGATGCCATTGTTAAAAGCGTGTGGCTGACGTTTACGTGCAGAAGCTCAGTTTTCATGACTGTGCACCACTGGTTTCATATTCAGTTTGTGTGCTATCGTTTAGAAGAAAGCAGGTCAACTCCATGgctcttgtgttgtgtttcaaaaCACCGTTGGCATCGCTTACCACGCAGAGCCGGTGTGGTGTGGGTGTTGGCTTTCCATGTGTAATTACAACATCAAGCGCTTTAAACACGCATATCAAGTGCATGCCTTTAAACTTGAATAAAGTAGTTTTCTCGTGTAGCACATGTCTGACTGCTGATGAATCCATGTTTGTTGTCTGTGCAGGTATGCTGACCATCACTGACTTCATCAACATTCTGCATCGGTACTACAAATCTCCTCTGGTGAGCtgcattttcaaatgtgttgtattttatggATGATGCAATGGCCTGTTCTTCAACCCTAACCTCGTCATTTTAGATTTTTCGTCACAGAGATGATTAAGATAGCATTTCAtacagtgttttgattttacCATGTGAATGAATCAATATCAGTTTCATACAGTAATTTTCTATCTAAATTGCTGTCTTTCTGGTTGGTTGATTGTCCGGTTGGTCAGTAGCTTGATTGGTTGTTTAGCTGGTCAGCCAATTGGTTGGTTGATTAGCTGGTTGGACAGTTGGTCgaatggttggttggttgattagTCAGTAGGCTAGTTGGTTGACTGGTTGATTTGTTGAATGGTTATTTGGCTAGTTGGTTGACTGGTTGGTTGTTTGTTGGATGGTTAATtggctggttggttggttggttggtcgGTCGTTTGGGTTGCTGATTGGCtggtctgttgtttttttcaattggtTGTTGGTGGGTTGGTCAGTCATTCACTTGGTTGGTCTGGTTGATTGAATGCTCAGTTAGTCAACTGGTTGAGTGTTCAGTTGGTCAGTCACTTGGATGGTTggctgataatgatgatgaactTCCACTGTTAAATCTCAAATACCTGTTTTGTCACCAGGTTCAGATCTATGAGCTGGAGGAACACAAGATAGAGACATGGAGAGGTCTGTACAACAGAACAATctcttcatatactgtataatgtctcaagtgttaaaaacacaatgacccTGATGAGTAActtgtgtctttctctctttattcGTAGAGATCTATCTGCAGTACTCAGTTAACAGACTGATCAGCATCACTCCTGAGTCCAGGTGATGACAACCCTACAAATAATGCAGTGTTTCTTATTATTGTACATTCTAGTTTGCAATATACCATTTAAATTGCCATAGAATTGGCTAGTACACATATGACAGTGTCATGCAAGAGTAACAACAAATCttctttttattctatttagtcaaattaaacattGTATTTATGGTTACTGGTGAGCAGGTTTTATCTGTAATGTTGTAGCCAAGCCAGACCAGTTACTACCCATCATACTCTATCTTGTTCTTCCATGTTACAATGCTCTGCTGTCACTGTTAAAATCCTATTCTCAAGTTTTATCATCTGCTCAGTCTGTTTGACGCCATCTACTCCCTGTTGAAGAATAAGATCCACCGGCTCCCAGTCATCGACCCAGCATCAGGAAACGTCCTCCACATCCTCACTCACAAACGCATCCTCAAGTTCCTACACATCTTTgtaagcaaacacacacacgcacacacacatagtgaagACTTTTCCAAAGCCGGAGCTACTTACAGTACACTATGACTATGTGACACTCAGAACTCAAGGCTCCATCTGTGTCCTGGAATTCAAACACATCATCATATTCagtattttctcctcctccagggaTCTATGATTCCTAAACCCAGGTTTCTTCAAAAGCGGATCAGTGAAGTGGCGATTGGTACCTTCAAAGAGATTGCGACGGTCCAGGAGTTAGCCTCAGTTTATGACGCTCTGACAATTTTTGTAGAGAGAAGAGTGTCGGCTCTGCCCGTGGTCAATGAACAAGGTTACCAAGTTTCACGCTCACATTTTGTGCATCGGTTCGCCTGACATTTTTTGTGAATATGTACTAAAAGCACAGCATTTGTCATCTGTATGTTTCTCTCCAGGTAAAGTGGTGGCTCTGTATTCGAGGTTTGACGTCATTGTAAGTCAATTTCTCACGTCCGTCATCACTAAAACTCTCAAACCAACCGCTGATGGCAAAAATCATGTTGTTTGTTACTCAGAATCTTGCCGCCCAGAAAAGATACAACAACCTGAACATGACAATGAGGGACGCCATTGCCTCCAGAGCCTGCTGTGTGGAAGGAGTCCTCAAGTGTTACCCTTATGAAACACTGGAGACCATCATTGACCGCATTGCAAAGGCAGAGGTAATGCATTCATACGTTCATTTCAGCTGGTTTTATCTATCTGTAGAAACCAGAGATGGTTCAAAACTGCTTTTCTGCTGATCTATTTACCACCTAGCAATAACCAACCATCTCAGAAACATACTGTTGAAATACATAGGGTGTACAGAGCATATGGaagtttagtttttaatttgCTAACATCAGATCCAATGATTCTGACCAGTATATGACTGATACCGACACTGAATATTAGATCAGCGCCGGGCCAGAGCCTAGAGGAGGTAGAGAAGTCTACTTCCTTCTCAGAtcactttatttaaattatgTTGAAAGGTTATAATGGAATTATTGATGTACTTTAATTtctgaagcagttgtttttgttcagataTTTTCTTCAACCTCTCTGGTGAAAGTTCTTTGTTCTTCTATTTGCTGGCATCAGGTGCATCGTTTGGTGTTGGTTGACAAGGACAATGTGGTGAGAGGGATTGTTTCTTTATCTGACCTCCTTCAAGCTCTGGTCCTCAGTCCTGCAGGTATTGATGCACTGTACTCCTAACTCCAACCCTTCCATACGccccttgctctctctctctctcagtcccTTGGTTTTCTGTCCACCCATCAATCTGCCTTTGAATCCTTGAACTCTTTGTGCTGCTTCTGGTGAGcaatgctcctcctccttcctgccAAACTCTTCTTCATCCACCTTTTCATCCTCCTGAAAACAATGGGGATCTTTACCTTTCCTCTTGTGAAGTTTCCTGGTGTGAAAGTCCCATCGCAGCCATTTTTCTCCTGGTTCTTTTGAGCTGTATTCCTTATCACTGAACCTCCTGGTCCTCCAAAATCCATCTACTCTGAATCAACTTTGAAAACCTACGAGCAACTAACCACCTCTTCTAAATCCTGCTTTGTGTGCATTGTAAACCAAAAAACACCTACTCAGAGACCTTGTTCGGATTGATGTCTACTTACCAACACTTCTTTTCAAACTTTGCACTGAAGCATCAAACAAAATTAACCACTTTCCCAAGCCTGCTAAGACACTGCTAAGACCACCTCTAAAACCTGCCTTTTCGGGCAAGCTGAAGCCCTCCCTCTTCTGAAATCTGTGCCATCTAATAGTCCATCTTCTACTCCAACCTCACTTCAAAACCAGTCAGTTCCTCAACCATCCACTTCCACCAAGTCCGTGTCATCCTTGCCAAGTCCCCGCAAATCTTCCAACGCTTCGTCTAACCATCGTACCATCCTAGTCTATGCTATACGAAGTCCAACACCAAACCCTCCATACTTTCTCCCGAGCTTGCCTCTTCCGTCAGTTGGCCAGCGTCTTCATagtccagctcctcctcctctgaaacCACCACACCACCAGCTCCTCATATCCAGTACAACACAGGTAGGAAACCCACACTAAGCTGCAGGCGGTTGGTTGTCTGAGCTTGCATCTTCACTTTCCCAAGGTCTGGCTGCTGCCTGTTGTGGTTTCTCCAAATTAATAATATAAGAAGGAGCTTGCACCTTAGCAATAATGGCATCTACACTATGTTACCCTGTTTTTATGGGCTACACGCACCGCCAACAAGGCACCTTGTCTTTTACAGTAGACCTGTTTAGTGCAGTATCACATTaatgatgagaggagacaaaaTCATCGTCAATGAGAGGGTGAAATAAAAGGTAATCCCCTACATCATCCCCTACAGCAATCAAGTTGGGTTGCAATGACTTCCATCGTTTTTGGGTTGACGCTTTGATGAGGTAGCCAATGGGACGAGGGTGGGATGTCTTTGTATTTGGggttttgtaataaaataaagtattacaCACTTACAGAACCCAGTTTTAACTGCTGATTCCTTACctggcattcattcattcactcccAAATGAAAGTTGACAGTGTTTTGAGTCACTTGTCAGCTGTATCAGTCTCCCGACATGAACTTGTCCTGATTCGGAAAGGATCGTCTGCTCACTTCTATATGAATTAAACAGAACTGAACAATGCAGATGTTGAGGCTGAATATGAAACTGGCTCTCATGAAGCTGTCCATCATATGACTTGATCTTCATCACGACACCAAGAGCTGCTAAATAGACCTTGTTTGCTCAAATGCAAAACAAGCCTCTACATCATTTCACAGATTAACCCTCAACACAGTGTTGGGGAGCTATGTTTCCATGTAATAGAgttattatttaacaaaagTAGAAGGACCCATACCTCCACCAAGGGCCCTTAAAAGACTTAAGCCCCTTAGAATCAGCACCAAAATGTATACAGATCTTCCAGGTCTTGTACCTCCTTCACCTtcacagacacaggtgaaatCATAACCTTCTTGGCATGAGgtaaaaacatcaataactGATGTCAAACTAAGTGGGTGACCACTTAGTTTGATCGCTCTGATGTGATGTAGTGTAGCGACAGTGAGAAATGATGAATATTAGAATTTCCTGGGTGTAAGTCGTCGTCTcgttttcatctttttttccagaTACTTTGCAGTGTGAGAGCTGATCCTCTCAAGACGGGAGAGAAAAATGAGATGGAGGCTTCCCGCGTTTAAAGTAGAGACACTCTGTGATGTCAATACAAGACTGTGTTTGTACTGGAAAGACGCTCATAGGTGCGTCTGCAGAAACAGCGACTTCCACAaattcaccaccaccacaaagAATTGAaatttaagttttgttttttaaaagcttgttgtgtgtttttttttttttaaagctgtgagtccaagaaggaaaaaagattgaaaatcattgacatttttgtaaatgcaCTTATGCTCCAAGcactgtgaaaaataaagaaatattggCAGAAATTGCAACGTGAGTTTTACGCAACTTAATGCCCATATACTTCACTTATGTCCAAAATACGTCGCCTTACGGAATGATGCAAATGCACAAAAATGCACTAAAGTGATCCCGCGGCGCCAATGGTGCTGTTTCTCCAGGAGCCTGAgtggacaaaccagccaaagCAAACTTTGCTAAAGAACAAAGAATGACATCCTTTGTTCTCTACAAAGTCCACTGTTGTGGGGCTAAGTGTGAGGAGTCCTCTGTTCTCATCATTATTCGCATACTCTGGACATTTTAATCGACGTGTGAACACCACACGCCTCAGAAAGTTCCCTGCTTTACCCACCCGGTTGTTACGCCCCTgcttgtacatacagtatggtAATGTGAAGCTGATGCATGAACAACTTTCTCTCTTGTTTGAGTCTGATTGGACAGCGGCCGCAGTGACAGGTGAGCACACCTGTGATTGTGCCGTCTGGGGGCGTGAGCTGTCGCTGCCTGCTCTGTTTACCAGGGGTGGATTTGTTAACTCTGCCACTTTCATACATCCTGGTCCAGtgcacagctacacacacacacactctcacacacacaagtaaataGCTCCTCTTCTGCTTTTATCTTAATGTTCCTCTGAAGGTAATTTAAGGTAGTAAATGATTCCTGGTGACTTATTGTCctattaaatgtaattatatatCATTAAATCATAAGTTACCTCTCTAGGTCACTTTAGAGTCAATAAAATATGAGTATATTACGATTGAGCATATCATCGCCTAGATTATTGCAATTACCTTCATATGGGGAGCAAATCAGGCAATATTTAATCGCCTCTAGGTGTTTTCCAAACACTACCGCTCGCCAAATGACACGGACTCAGATTAAGCCAATTGTCCCTCACTATCCTTGTGATCCAGAGACCGGGCTTTCTCTGTTTATGCTCCACATCAGGCAGGCCCCCACActtcttatttttatgtttttaacgtAATTGTATGTGTATTTGATTGTCTTTTATGTGTAACTTATGTATTGTTTAGTCCTCTTatcgttgttgttttattgtttattatgttGTATCTCGTGTATGGCACTTTGGTCAACCCTGtggtttagaaaaaaaaatgtgggatTGGTTTTAATTTTACATCAAGTCAATATCATGTCATAGAACCAGTGACCACAGAATGACAGGATTATTATTTGACAACATCAAATAATGAGAGGGagaaatgcaaataaagcaCTAATAACATTGACTCATTGACTTTGAAGACGCGGTAGCTACTGCTACTGatattgccaaaaaaaaaaaaaacacttctacAACTCtatgtaaaacaataataaaacctCATTATGAAATATAATATGAATGAAGATTCAAAACAGGAACAATCATTGCAATAAAGCAGTGCAACAGGTTaaataaggtgaaaaaaaaaaagttgatcgCCTGAACTGTTTGGCATGTAATCAAGGATGAATCAGACAGGACGTGACCATCCATCAACCACATGCTCCCCCTGCTTCACAGCTACACAGAGCAAACAGTTCTTCCAGTTCAGCCGTCAATCAGCTGCTCAGGAGGCTGCCCTTCAACACCTCACTGTGACGAGCCTGAGGCCGCACATGCAGACAGGGTACGGGGCCCGCGCTGTGTTTGGTTAACTGGAGCTGATGAGTGACACTGACTTCTGACTTCAGCCATGGATCCCAGAATGAGGTGAGAGACATGAGCTTTCCAACAATAACCCAAAGGAGTGACGATTTGGTTTGGAGTCGATTTAATTTGCTCTGGCAGATTTACTCATTTGTTTACAGCTGCAAGCACTGGGCACTGACAATAACTGTTTAAGCTATTACATCTTAGTCCAGCCACATCCTGGCTATTACATAGAGTATAAAGTGTGGACCAAAACTACCTTTTGGAAGTCTAAATTAAGGGAGGGATATGTGATGGGAGAATTTTAAAAGACAagtaaaaatgacatgtttggTAATGTTACTGCTAAGAGTTTgcttgttgttgtcgtcgtcgcaCCTTTTCGGTAAGATTTCCAAACCAACGGATAATGCCATATTATGCCAAAAACACAATGTGAGAAgctgtttttctgttctttctttgttgtgCCTTGAGTGTGTCAGGAGTCACTCCAGGCCTCCAATTTCATCTTATGGTCAAAGACAACGGAAAGGTTCTTCTTTGCAGTCACAGAATAAATTGGTTTGCCGTTAATGAAAGAGGGGTTAGTGATAAACTGACATTGACATACTTGCAATCCAGACCTCTTAAATTCTCCTAACATCTGAGttggcagcctgtggccaaggggaaagggaacttggcttgtaagcggaaggttgccagttcaagtccccacccgGTCGAAAGCCCTGGGGAACCCAAcctccattgctccccgggcgcttctcagtgtggctgcccactgctcctaattctaggatgggtcaaaatgcagagaataatttccctaaggggattaataaagtatctgaaataaaaaaaaataatactttaaCAGATCTCCTACACTTCGCCTAGTACTTTATGGTTTCTAATTGCTTGAGGTTTTAGGTCTAATTTATGGTCAATGTCAGACACGGGAACAGGCAGTCTTCTCTCCATTTTCCACTTGTGCAAATGTGCTGAAAGTTTATTGATTGAGGccaaacacatgaaaaccaaGCAGTACCATTATAGTAGGAAACTAGATAACTGTGGGACATGAGGAATAAACATCAACAATGGTGGAACTTATAGGCTATGTTGAGACTGTTGGCAAATCTAGTCTTTGACTGGTTGCACTCTTAATTGCAAGTAATGTCTTGACATTATCAGCCTATATGCATTGGGTGCTTTCGGAAAATATGCATGCCCACCTTTGTGGTGCAGCTTTTCAAACACATATGCAAGAATAATGGTGCAACTAACAAATGCACTCGGAGTTAAGTTCAGAACAAGACTTATGTGTCCAAATCTGaatttcttgtgtgtgtgtgtgtgtgtgtttttatgtccagattttcaaaaaaaacaaacaaaaaaatccaactcAAAACTcactgggggccagtgaactttaGTGATTAGTGgttagaaattaaaatgatatcttgataatccatcatgatgttgcaattACAAATATGTAGGATGACATTGCACGTCATTACaaagtgaaagtgtttgttttgatgtataagctcacaacaaaaaacatttagcatgcaaaatgaatctgtaaataacaaaaacagatacatatacatatcAACATATGCATGAggacaattgtaattaaaacactagacaatcttatatataattaaatgttgaatttaatcatttcaaaataagtgtagGGCCACAGGACATCAACTGGCGGGCCGCGAGTTTGACCCCTGCCCTAACCCCTAAGGTGTACttatattataagaataaatactaaaagaaaacatgacattattttatttcaaatcttTAAAACTATTGTAgattgttttgacaggaaataGCCACCAATGTAAAGTATAAACTGGGTACAaatagtagtatagtataaatAAAGAGGACAACTTCATCTGATTTGGTAGATTACAGAATCTTTTctaaatttaaattatattgtattattgtatgttttatccattttatatatatataaaaaaagaaaacatgtcctCATTAGGAGTCGGTGGGTGTGAGACTGTTTTGATATTGATCCACGCACAAGTCACACAAGGTGCACACAATATATGGGAAGATAAAAGCAGCAGTCTTACCAAACACGTTCTACGTGCTCTTCCACCTTGTGTGTACTTTGAGGATGCTGTGAAGTCAGTGAAGGCAGCAGGGAGAAACCAGTGATGGGATCTACTTAttgacaaatgtaaataaatgctcTCTAGGAGGGCAGGTCGTTTTTTGTAAACCGCAAAGTAAAACAACACTAAAGAAATAGAGCGACTGGAACCGCAGCTTGTTAAACATGGAGGAAAGGGATTAATTTTTTGTTATTGGGAATGATTAAGATGATGTATAACTGGATCATGAGGTTTATTGCTTAAGGGCAAAGGCATTTAAGCCGAAGACacagttgatttatttttgtgtcggTGTGGAGGATGAGCTGAAGGCTGTGTGGGacaagtctgtttttctgaagAAAATCTGAAGAAGGATGGGGAGATCATGATATTTCACCACTCAGTGGCCCGAAAAGAAGCCTGATGTAATTAACTGAAGGTTGAAAACCCACCCGGTGATTTGAGTTA
Above is a window of Solea senegalensis isolate Sse05_10M linkage group LG2, IFAPA_SoseM_1, whole genome shotgun sequence DNA encoding:
- the prkag3b gene encoding 5'-AMP-activated protein kinase subunit gamma-3b isoform X2, with product MDLLPEIPLFEMDEDEDEEDVRPVMYGGACTFAAHPVAPPAGPDPDAYVYMNFMKSHCCYDTIPTSSKLVIFDIKLQVKKAFFALVANGLRAAPLWDSKLQCFVGMLTITDFINILHRYYKSPLVQIYELEEHKIETWREIYLQYSVNRLISITPESSLFDAIYSLLKNKIHRLPVIDPASGNVLHILTHKRILKFLHIFGSMIPKPRFLQKRISEVAIGTFKEIATVQELASVYDALTIFVERRVSALPVVNEQGKVVALYSRFDVINLAAQKRYNNLNMTMRDAIASRACCVEGVLKCYPYETLETIIDRIAKAEILCSVRADPLKTGEKNEMEASRV
- the prkag3b gene encoding 5'-AMP-activated protein kinase subunit gamma-3b isoform X1, which encodes MDLLPEIPLFEMDEDEDEEDVRPVMYGGACTFAAHPVAPPAGPDPDAYVYMNFMKSHCCYDTIPTSSKLVIFDIKLQVKKAFFALVANGLRAAPLWDSKLQCFVGMLTITDFINILHRYYKSPLVQIYELEEHKIETWREIYLQYSVNRLISITPESSLFDAIYSLLKNKIHRLPVIDPASGNVLHILTHKRILKFLHIFGSMIPKPRFLQKRISEVAIGTFKEIATVQELASVYDALTIFVERRVSALPVVNEQGKVVALYSRFDVINLAAQKRYNNLNMTMRDAIASRACCVEGVLKCYPYETLETIIDRIAKAEVHRLVLVDKDNVVRGIVSLSDLLQALVLSPADTLQCES